Proteins encoded within one genomic window of Brenneria nigrifluens DSM 30175 = ATCC 13028:
- a CDS encoding Panacea domain-containing protein, with protein MNVFSENKTAQMAGYLLLKRGGRMAYIKLMKLLYLADREYMLTYGYSMTGDRAVSMDNGPVLSKTYDLLKSGSPQDESPWNEWIAGEKDYEVSIKKQVRGLDDDEAFDELSRADLRILDKVFSEFGGYKRFELCDLTHKMCAEWQNPHGSSVPISPKDIFMAGGKTEAEANALIERMRERNAVQEFSHQLS; from the coding sequence ATGAATGTGTTCAGCGAAAATAAAACCGCTCAAATGGCTGGTTACCTGCTGCTCAAGCGCGGCGGACGCATGGCATACATCAAACTCATGAAATTGTTGTACTTGGCCGATCGAGAGTACATGCTGACATACGGCTACTCTATGACTGGCGATCGCGCAGTGTCCATGGATAATGGACCTGTGCTCTCGAAAACCTATGACCTGTTAAAATCAGGAAGCCCGCAAGATGAATCGCCATGGAACGAATGGATTGCGGGGGAAAAGGATTACGAGGTATCAATCAAGAAACAAGTTCGCGGTCTGGATGACGATGAGGCATTTGATGAATTGAGTAGGGCCGACTTGAGAATATTGGATAAGGTATTTTCAGAGTTTGGTGGGTACAAGCGTTTTGAATTGTGCGATCTTACTCACAAGATGTGTGCAGAATGGCAAAATCCGCATGGTTCTTCTGTTCCGATTAGCCCAAAAGATATTTTTATGGCTGGAGGAAAAACAGAAGCAGAAGCTAACGCACTAATCGAAAGAATGCGTGAACGCAATGCCGTTCAAGAATTTAGCCATCAATTATCATGA
- the ushA gene encoding bifunctional UDP-sugar hydrolase/5'-nucleotidase UshA, protein MRFSTKILGCTLAISLALALAPFGTMAWEKDKTYAITILHTNDHHGHFWHNEHGEYGLAAQKTLVDQIRQEVAANGGSLLLLSGGDINTGVPESDLQDAEPDFRGMNMVGYDAMALGNHEFDNPLSVLRQQEKWAHFPLLSANIYQKSTNKRLFKPYALFDKQGVKIAVIGLTTDDTAKLGNPEYFTDIEFRQPAAEVKQVVEALRGNEKPDVIIAATHMGHYDDGRHGSNAPGDVEMARSLPAGYLDMIVGGHSQDPVCMAGENKKQVDYVPGTPCAPDRQNGIWIVQAYEWGKYVGRADFTFRNGELALRHYQLIPVNLKKKVATEDGKTERVFYTHEIKQDSSVLKMLTPFQEKGQAQLDVKLGSVEGKLEGDRNQVRFHQTNLARVLLTAQRERANADFSVMSGGGIRDSIESGDITYKSVLQVQPFANTLVYVDMTGSEVEKYLAVVANKEVDSGAYAQFLNVSLTADGKGVRDIKINGEPLQADKVYRMSTLNFNAMGGDGYPRIDNLPSYVNTGFIDAEVLKQYIEKHSPLDAAAYQPKGEIVYK, encoded by the coding sequence ATGCGTTTTTCAACAAAAATACTGGGCTGTACTTTGGCGATATCGCTGGCGCTGGCGCTGGCGCCGTTTGGGACCATGGCCTGGGAAAAAGATAAGACGTACGCCATCACCATACTGCACACCAACGATCATCACGGCCATTTTTGGCACAACGAACACGGCGAATATGGGCTGGCCGCGCAGAAAACGCTGGTTGATCAAATTCGTCAGGAGGTTGCCGCCAACGGCGGAAGCCTACTGCTGCTTTCCGGCGGGGATATTAATACCGGGGTTCCCGAATCGGATTTACAGGATGCCGAACCCGATTTCCGCGGCATGAACATGGTGGGTTATGATGCGATGGCGCTGGGTAATCATGAATTCGATAATCCGCTCAGCGTGCTGAGACAGCAGGAAAAATGGGCGCATTTCCCCCTGCTGTCGGCCAATATTTATCAAAAAAGCACCAATAAACGTTTATTCAAACCCTATGCGCTGTTTGATAAACAAGGCGTCAAAATTGCGGTTATCGGCCTGACCACCGACGATACGGCCAAATTAGGCAATCCCGAATATTTCACCGATATCGAATTTCGTCAGCCCGCCGCGGAAGTGAAGCAGGTTGTCGAGGCGTTGCGCGGTAATGAAAAACCCGATGTCATTATTGCCGCAACCCATATGGGGCACTATGACGACGGCAGGCACGGTTCAAACGCGCCGGGCGATGTGGAAATGGCGCGTAGCCTGCCGGCGGGGTATCTGGATATGATCGTCGGCGGCCATTCGCAGGATCCGGTCTGTATGGCCGGCGAGAATAAGAAACAGGTGGACTATGTGCCGGGTACGCCTTGCGCGCCCGATCGCCAAAACGGAATCTGGATCGTTCAGGCCTATGAGTGGGGAAAATATGTCGGCCGGGCGGATTTCACCTTCCGCAACGGAGAACTGGCGCTGCGGCATTATCAGCTGATCCCGGTAAACCTGAAGAAAAAAGTCGCCACAGAGGATGGCAAGACGGAGCGTGTTTTCTATACGCATGAAATCAAACAGGACTCGTCGGTGCTGAAAATGTTGACGCCGTTCCAGGAAAAAGGGCAGGCGCAGCTGGATGTCAAACTGGGGAGCGTCGAAGGAAAACTGGAAGGCGATCGTAATCAGGTCCGTTTCCACCAGACCAATCTGGCGCGGGTACTGCTGACAGCCCAGCGTGAGCGCGCCAATGCGGATTTTTCCGTCATGAGCGGCGGCGGCATCCGTGATTCCATTGAATCCGGTGATATCACCTATAAAAGCGTGCTGCAAGTGCAGCCGTTCGCCAACACGCTGGTCTATGTGGATATGACCGGCAGCGAGGTCGAAAAATACCTGGCCGTGGTGGCGAATAAAGAGGTGGACTCCGGCGCCTATGCGCAATTCCTTAACGTTAGCCTGACGGCGGACGGCAAAGGCGTGCGGGATATTAAAATCAACGGCGAGCCATTGCAGGCGGATAAGGTCTACCGCATGTCGACGTTGAATTTTAACGCCATGGGCGGCGACGGGTATCCGCGGATTGATAACCTGCCGAGCTATGTGAATACCGGCTTTATCGATGCGGAGGTGCTGAAACAGTACATCGAGAAGCATTCCCCGCTGGATGCCGCCGCGTATCAGCCCAAGGGCGAGATTGTCTATAAATAG